One window of Papaver somniferum cultivar HN1 chromosome 9, ASM357369v1, whole genome shotgun sequence genomic DNA carries:
- the LOC113309579 gene encoding uncharacterized protein LOC113309579, translated as MNKSTWETKLNAYRKWGWSEDQIQNAFMLHRQCMRNSEKKISTTMDYLVNQIGYSSLLIARRPVILNYSLEKRIIPRVSVHQILAAKGLMKDKISLHTILQMGKESFLDKFVRKYEQQAPELLKVKELS; from the exons ATGAATAAATCGACTTGGGAGACAAAACTGAATGCTTACAGGAAATGGGGTTGGTCAGAAGATCAAATTCAAAATGCATTTATGTTACATCGTCAGTGTATGAGGAACTCAGAGAAGAAGATATCGACGACAATGGATTACCTTGTGAATCAAATAGGTTATAGTTCATTGCTTATTGCCCGACGCCCAGTGATTTTGAATTATAGCTTGGAGAAGAGGATCATACCGAGGGTTTCTGTTCACCAAATATTAGCAGCCAAAGGTCTGATGAAGGATAAAATTTCCTTGCATACAATTTTGCAAATGGGTAAGGAGTCTTTCTTAGACAAGTTCGTCAGGAAGTATGAACAACAAGCTCCTGAGCTATTGAAG GTCAAAGAACTCTCATGA
- the LOC113309906 gene encoding O-acyltransferase WSD1-like, which translates to MENQYNNETNRDEETSPPVSPLSQSFNSTTISLIIFVVIELETPVTESEALELLRSHLVPQNIRFSSIMEQDKEGVLRWKKVDVQMEDHLIVPRFPIGLTRESYDEHLREYLSKIGCEKFSDSKPLWEVHLVNYPSLNGACTGIFKFSHALGDGYSFMRVFFNCCVRADKSSSPLTFPRLSLMKTQQYDGNPVIGSGKKLFGLIQKCMNTSYDIMESLLRRACFEDQPSAIRSATSENMKIELFKPFNIHSVTLSLERVKQVKTKLGATVNDVIVGLLSYIIHLYGVRKMKMDNMDQYGEDGSTMNSINGGTKKSMTMCVMLNMRIFKGFTNIEDMIRADAWGNHSRLLFIPLPSYTNLEEVNPLEFIIKAKHHMDRKKNSMYFYLIDTLLKAAMWAKGQKGIDEMLYSSFRNTSTMMTSVIGPKEQMAITNHPVSSFYYFVSGIPQSITFTSVSCMEQLKLVVTMEKGFIDSKLFVSCMDEAFENIFQAAFRNHPGGDDNQITNKSS; encoded by the exons ATGGAAAATCAGTACAACAATGAAACAAACAGAGATGAAGAAACAAGTCCTCCAGTCAGTCCATTATCACAGAGTTTTAATAGCACAACCATATCCCTAATCATTTTTGTTGTAATCGAACTAGAGACACCGGTTACTGAGTCCGAAGCACTAGAACTTTTGCGCAGCCATTTAGTACCACAAAACATTCGTTTTTCTTCAATCATGGAGCAAGACAAGGAAGGTGTTCTTAGATGGAAAAAGGTTGATGTTCAAATGGAAGATCATTTGATCGTTCCGAGATTCCCTATTGGTTTAACCAGAGAAAGTTATGATGAACACCTAAGAGAATACTTATCAAAAATAGGTTGTGAGAAGTTTTCGGACTCAAAACCATTATGGGAAGTTCATTTAGTTAACTACCCAAGTCTGAACGGTGCTTGTACTGGGATCTTTAAATTCAGTCACGCACTTGGTGACGGTTATTCTTTTATGAGAGTGTTCTTTAATTGTTGTGTAAGAGCTGATAAATCTTCATCTCCTCTAACTTTTCCGCGACTGTCGTTGATGAAAACACAACAATATGATGGTAATCCAGTAATAGGATCTGGGAAGAAGTTGTTCGGGCTAATACAAAAGTGCATGAACACATCTTATGACATCATGGAGAGCTTGTTGAGGAGAGCATGTTTTGAAGATCAGCCGTCTGCAATACGTTCAGCGACATCGGAAAATATGAAGATTGAGTTATTCAAACCTTTTAACATCCATTCAGTGACATTATCACTTGAAAGAGTTAAGCAAGTTAAAACCAAGCTTGGAGCG ACGGTAAACGATGTAATTGTTGGATTACTATCGTATATTATTCACTTGTATGgggtgaggaagatgaagatggacAATATGGATCAGTATGGTGAAGATGGCTCTACGATGAACTCTATTAATGGTGGCACAAAAAAAAGCATGACCATGTGTGTCATGCTTAACATGAGAATATTTAAGGGCTTTACGAACATTGAAGATATGATAAGGGCAGACGCATGGGGCAACCATTCTAGACTCTTGTTCATACCATTGCCGAGTTATACAAATCTTGAGGAAGTTAACCCTCTTGAGTTTATTATCAAAGCGAAACATCATATGGACAGAAAGAAGAACTCTATGTATTTTTATCTTATTGATACACTTCTAAAGGCTGCCATGTGGGCTAAGGGGCAAAAG GGGATAGACGAAATGTTGTATTCAAGCTTTAGGAATACAAGCACTATGATGACAAGTGTGATAGGTCCGAAAGAGCAAATGGCTATCACAAATCATCCTGTTAGTAGTTTTTACTACTTCGTCTCGGGTATACCTCAG AGCATAACATTCACATCAGTGAGCTGCATGGAACAATTGAAGCTTGTGGTAACAATGGAAAAAGGTTTTATTGATTCGAAACTTTTCGTTTCGTGTATGGATGAAGCCTTTGAAAACATTTTTCAAGCAGCATTCAGAAATCATCCAGGCGGGGACGACAACCAAATCACCAACAAATCCAGCTAA